The window GTAAGTTGTGATAATGAAGGACATGTTTCTGGTCTTGATCTTAGTGGAGAATCAATCACTGGTGGATTCAACAATTCAAGCAGCCTATTCAGTCTCCGTCATCTGCAGAGGTTAAGCTTGGCAGCTAATAATTTCAATTCTGTGATTCCTTCAGCATTTGACAAGTTGGACAAGTTAACGTACCTGAATTTGTCATATGCTGGGTTCGTGGGGCAGATTCCAATAGAGATTTCTAAGCTGACGAGGTTGGTTAGTCTTGATATCTCATCTCTTGCCTATTTGGCAGGGCAAGATCTAAAACTTGAGAATCCAAATCTAAGAATGCTTGTCAGTAATCTGAGCAGTATTAAGCAATTGTATCTGAATGGTGTAACTATAACCGCTCATGGAAATGAATGGTGCAATGTTATGTTGTCGCTGCGTGGATTGCAAGAATTGAGCATGTCAAGTTGCAATCTCTCAGGACCCATTGATGCTTCCCTGGCAAATCTTGTGAATCTCTCAGTCATTATTCTTAATCAGAATAATTTATCATCTACAGTGCCAGAAACCTTTGCCAATTTGAAGAATTTGACCACCCTTAGCCTTTCTTCATGTGGGTTAATTGGAACGTTTCCACAAAAGATCTTCCAGGTTAGAACACTGTCATCCATTGACATATCATTCAATTCTAACCTTCAAGGTGTCTTTCCATCCTTCCAACTGAGTGGAGCTCTTCATACTTTGATAGTAAGTGAAACGAGCTTCTCTGGAACACTTCCTAGTTCACTATCAAACCTCAACGGCCTCAGTTACTTGGATTTGTCACATAACAACTTCACTGGTCCAATCCCATCTTTTGGAATGGCGAGAAAGCTTTCCTACGTAGATCTTTCTCATAATAATTTTAGTGGGCCAATTCCATCTTCTGCTCACTTTGAAGGACTACAAAATCTCATCAGCATCAACCTGGGTTACAATTCCATCAGTGGAAGAATTCCTTCATCTCTTTTTAGACTCCCATTACTGCAGAAGATTCAACTTTCCAACAACCAATTTGGTCAATTGGATGAACTCAAGAATGTTTCTTCCTCTAAATTAAAGATTCTTGATTTAAGTAGCAACAACATATCAGGTCCAATACCAACATCCCTCTTCCAGCTCACAGGACTCTCTATCCTCCAGCTTTCCTCAAACAAGTTCAATGGTTTGATGCAGCTAAATAAGTTTCTGGAGCTCAGAAATTTGACCACACTGGACCTTTCATACAACAACTTGTCAGTCAGCGTGAATCTCAACTTATCTTCCATTCCAAACATTAGCACTCTAAAATTGGCATCCTGCAGTTTGAAGGTTATCCCTGGTTTCTTGAGATACCAGTCTAGGTTGAGCACTCTAGACCTATCCAATAACCAAATTCAAGGAGCAGTTCCCAACTGGATTTGGAAACTGGATAGTCTTGAAAGCCTTAATATGTCTCACAATTATCTGACTAGTTTGGAAGGGCCTTTACAGAATCTTAGTTCCAATTTAATATTCCTTGACCTTCATAGCAATCAACTACTGGGGCCAGCTCCTGTTTTTCCCAAATCTGCTGCCTATGTTGATTACTCAAACAATAATTTTAGCTCCCTTATCGCACTTGAAACTGGTTACCTGTCTGGCACAATTTATCTCTCTCTTGCAAACAATAGATTCCGTGGCAGCATCCCTTATTCCATCTGCAATGCCTCTAGtcttcaagttcttgatttttcCAATAATAACATTTCAGGCACAATTCCTTATTGTTTAATAACACTGAGTCAGATGCTTGGGGTGCTGAATCTGCGCCAGAACAATCTCTCAGGGCTTATCCCCGATGTGTTTCCAGCATCTTGTGCTCTGAGGACTCTTGATCTCCTTGGAAATATCTTAGAAGGGCAGATTCCAAAATCTCTTGCTAATTGCTCGAGACTTGAGGTATTGGACCTTGGGAACAATCAAATTACCGATGGATTTCCATGTTCATTGAAAAACATATCCACTCTCCGTGTGCTAGTATTGCGAAATAACAACTTCCATGGCAACATTCGATGTCCAAAAACCAATAGTACATGGCAAATGCTTCAAATTGTTGATTTGGCCTTTAACCGTTTCAATGGTATTCTACCTGCAAAATGCTTCACAACGTGGGAGGCTATGATGCATGATGAAGACAATGCTGATTCCGAAGAAAATCATCTCCGATTTGAGGTACTTAAATTTGGTCCGAAATATTATCAGGATTCGGTAACAGTTACAAGCAAAGGTCTAACGATGGAGTTAGTTAAAATTCTAACTGTCTTCACTTCCATCGACTTTTCATCTAATCATTTCCAAGGAGAAATACCGAAAGAACTGTTTGATTTCAAAGCACTCTATGTGCTTAACTTATCAAACAATGCTCTTTATGGCCAGATTCCATCATCTATAGGGAATTTGAAACAGCTTGAGTCACTAGACCTCTCAAAGAACTCATTACAAGGAGAAATTCCCTCTGGGCTTGCAAGTTTGAATTTCCTTTCAGTCCTGAATCTCTCATTCAATCAGCTGCAGGGAAGAATCCCTATGGGTAGCCaaatcc is drawn from Arachis hypogaea cultivar Tifrunner chromosome 12, arahy.Tifrunner.gnm2.J5K5, whole genome shotgun sequence and contains these coding sequences:
- the LOC112728038 gene encoding receptor-like protein 6 — protein: MRIRLHSLLPFILCYVIFISIHISVISGQCLPDQQSLLLQLKKSLAFNSTSSSKLNFWNQSSDCCDWSGVSCDNEGHVSGLDLSGESITGGFNNSSSLFSLRHLQRLSLAANNFNSVIPSAFDKLDKLTYLNLSYAGFVGQIPIEISKLTRLVSLDISSLAYLAGQDLKLENPNLRMLVSNLSSIKQLYLNGVTITAHGNEWCNVMLSLRGLQELSMSSCNLSGPIDASLANLVNLSVIILNQNNLSSTVPETFANLKNLTTLSLSSCGLIGTFPQKIFQVRTLSSIDISFNSNLQGVFPSFQLSGALHTLIVSETSFSGTLPSSLSNLNGLSYLDLSHNNFTGPIPSFGMARKLSYVDLSHNNFSGPIPSSAHFEGLQNLISINLGYNSISGRIPSSLFRLPLLQKIQLSNNQFGQLDELKNVSSSKLKILDLSSNNISGPIPTSLFQLTGLSILQLSSNKFNGLMQLNKFLELRNLTTLDLSYNNLSVSVNLNLSSIPNISTLKLASCSLKVIPGFLRYQSRLSTLDLSNNQIQGAVPNWIWKLDSLESLNMSHNYLTSLEGPLQNLSSNLIFLDLHSNQLLGPAPVFPKSAAYVDYSNNNFSSLIALETGYLSGTIYLSLANNRFRGSIPYSICNASSLQVLDFSNNNISGTIPYCLITLSQMLGVLNLRQNNLSGLIPDVFPASCALRTLDLLGNILEGQIPKSLANCSRLEVLDLGNNQITDGFPCSLKNISTLRVLVLRNNNFHGNIRCPKTNSTWQMLQIVDLAFNRFNGILPAKCFTTWEAMMHDEDNADSEENHLRFEVLKFGPKYYQDSVTVTSKGLTMELVKILTVFTSIDFSSNHFQGEIPKELFDFKALYVLNLSNNALYGQIPSSIGNLKQLESLDLSKNSLQGEIPSGLASLNFLSVLNLSFNQLQGRIPMGSQIQTFSNSSFLDNKGLCGAPLTKKCSDVNPAGAPRTKSATEFDWQFVSTGVGFGVGAGLIVSLLMIWDRGRKWSNNSIDRFLLLVLPMFGLSYTPPIDDDDDDDDDDDDDDDREDRNSYMTDDDEDSEAYGRLKGWYCVYCSKLSITQMKVIHDPSCTCFHHSSPLSTSTHSSDSYSP